Proteins encoded together in one Chryseobacterium sp. G0201 window:
- a CDS encoding DUF1398 domain-containing protein, with translation MKFTIEEIKAEHQKVKSGADFPKYIQAIKNRGVSHYTVYVSDGNTEYFDQENQSESSGSKYDVLIVSENVNLENFKSRLKLHQQGGTDYLTFCKDCADNGVDGWKMDLNDMTCTYFDTEGHNLLVENIPSV, from the coding sequence ATGAAATTCACAATCGAAGAAATCAAAGCTGAACACCAAAAAGTAAAAAGCGGAGCAGATTTTCCAAAATACATTCAGGCTATTAAAAATAGAGGAGTTTCTCATTACACTGTTTACGTTTCGGATGGAAATACAGAATATTTTGATCAGGAAAATCAATCAGAATCTAGCGGAAGTAAATATGATGTTTTGATAGTTTCTGAAAATGTAAACCTTGAAAATTTTAAATCAAGACTAAAACTTCACCAGCAGGGTGGAACAGATTATTTAACTTTCTGTAAAGACTGCGCAGACAATGGAGTTGATGGCTGGAAGATGGATCTTAACGACATGACTTGTACCTATTTCGATACAGAAGGGCATAATTTACTGGTCGAGAACATTCCATCCGTTTAA
- a CDS encoding DUF2490 domain-containing protein: MKILKSMALIIFTLGAVKSFAQKSDLGAWYMYFGNNKISKKLNFHNEIQYRNFDGIGDLEQLLIRTGIGYDLTENNNNVLLGYGFILSQPYVNGEKKENIEHRIFQQYITKQKFGRFYLQHRYRLEERFVQDDFKMRFRYMLGLNIPINNKEMLPKTFYGSVYNEIFLHLNSPTFDRNRVYGALGYVINKNLRIEAGYMNQIQENKNRGQIQIGFYNNIPFNKN, from the coding sequence ATGAAGATTTTAAAGTCAATGGCTTTGATTATTTTCACTTTGGGAGCAGTAAAATCCTTTGCTCAGAAAAGTGATCTTGGAGCTTGGTATATGTATTTTGGAAACAATAAAATTAGTAAAAAATTAAACTTTCATAACGAAATCCAGTATCGTAATTTTGATGGTATTGGAGATTTGGAGCAACTTTTAATTCGTACTGGAATTGGCTATGATTTAACGGAAAATAACAACAATGTTTTGCTGGGTTATGGTTTTATTTTAAGTCAACCTTATGTAAACGGTGAAAAAAAGGAAAATATTGAACATCGAATTTTTCAACAATATATCACAAAACAAAAATTCGGGAGATTCTATCTTCAGCACCGGTACCGTTTGGAAGAACGCTTTGTGCAGGACGATTTTAAAATGAGATTCCGATATATGTTAGGGTTAAATATTCCGATCAATAACAAAGAAATGCTTCCAAAAACTTTTTACGGATCTGTATATAACGAGATTTTCTTACATTTAAACAGTCCGACTTTCGACAGAAACAGAGTGTACGGAGCATTGGGATATGTGATCAATAAAAACCTGAGAATTGAAGCGGGATATATGAATCAGATTCAGGAAAATAAAAACCGCGGACAGATTCAAATTGGTTTTTACAATAACATTCCATTTAATAAAAATTAA